In one Acidimicrobiia bacterium genomic region, the following are encoded:
- a CDS encoding carotenoid oxygenase family protein, translated as MVATTNPFLLGNYAPVRDEVTDSRLEVRGALPRELSGRYLRIGPNPYAMPEGPYHWFIGDGMVHGIELRDGRANWYRNRWVRTAPITGATGEAAIDGPPPPMYDSSNTNVIGHAGRVLSLTEGAMPYELSPELDTLRRTAFDGTLPTGFTAHPKTDPVTGELHGFAYSWTSPNLIYHVIDASGRLVRSEPITVGGPTMIHDFALTRSSVVFFDLPVVFDLSMVERGLAMPYRWDDDYPARVGVMPRDGGDADVVWSDVEPCYVFHPMNAYDEGDAVVVDVCRHPTMFAHSVEGPNDGGLPTLDRWTIDTAARKVRQERLDDRGQEFPRVNESLLMSRHRYGYVVETINSETAFDTARILKHDLQTGTSEGHDFANGGSPGEFVFVPSEGATSEDDGYLMGFVYDPTRDSSDFVVLDASAVASEPIATVALPQRVPYGFHGNWVPDPR; from the coding sequence ATGGTCGCGACGACGAACCCGTTCCTGCTCGGCAACTACGCGCCCGTGCGCGACGAGGTCACCGATTCGCGGCTCGAAGTGCGGGGCGCGCTCCCGCGTGAGTTGAGCGGGCGCTACCTGCGCATCGGCCCGAACCCGTACGCGATGCCCGAAGGCCCGTATCACTGGTTCATCGGCGACGGCATGGTGCACGGCATCGAGCTGCGCGATGGACGCGCGAACTGGTACCGCAATCGTTGGGTGCGCACCGCGCCGATCACCGGCGCGACGGGCGAGGCCGCGATCGACGGACCGCCGCCGCCGATGTACGACTCGAGCAACACGAACGTGATCGGGCACGCGGGTCGTGTGTTGTCGCTGACCGAAGGTGCGATGCCCTACGAGCTGTCGCCGGAGCTCGACACGCTTCGACGCACTGCGTTCGACGGGACGTTGCCGACCGGCTTCACCGCGCACCCCAAGACCGATCCGGTCACGGGTGAGCTGCACGGGTTTGCGTACTCGTGGACTTCGCCGAATCTCATCTACCACGTGATCGACGCGTCGGGGCGGCTCGTGCGCAGCGAGCCCATCACCGTCGGCGGGCCGACGATGATCCACGACTTCGCGCTCACGCGCAGCTCGGTCGTGTTCTTCGACCTTCCGGTCGTGTTCGACCTCTCGATGGTCGAACGCGGGCTCGCGATGCCGTACCGCTGGGACGACGACTATCCCGCGCGCGTCGGCGTGATGCCGCGCGACGGTGGCGACGCCGACGTCGTGTGGTCGGACGTCGAGCCCTGCTACGTGTTCCACCCCATGAACGCGTACGACGAGGGCGACGCCGTCGTCGTCGACGTGTGCCGGCACCCGACGATGTTCGCCCACAGCGTCGAAGGCCCGAACGACGGCGGTTTGCCGACGCTCGACCGGTGGACGATCGACACCGCCGCGCGCAAGGTGCGCCAGGAACGGCTCGACGACCGCGGGCAGGAGTTCCCGCGCGTGAACGAGTCGCTCCTGATGTCGCGGCACCGGTACGGGTACGTGGTCGAGACGATCAACAGTGAGACCGCGTTCGACACCGCGCGCATCTTGAAGCACGACCTGCAGACGGGCACGTCGGAGGGGCACGACTTCGCGAACGGCGGGAGTCCCGGCGAGTTCGTGTTCGTGCCGAGCGAGGGTGCGACGTCGGAGGACGACGGCTACCTCATGGGCTTCGTGTACGACCCGACGCGCGATTCGAGCGATTTCGTCGTGCTCGACGCGAGCGCGGTCGCGTCGGAGCCGATCGCGACGGTCGCGCTCCCGCAGCGCGTGCCCTACGGCTTCCACGGCAACTGGGTTCCCGACCCCCGCTGA
- a CDS encoding glutamate synthase-related protein: MNRVKVATWSEVPDRTPVGANVEGIDLVIVRRGDEHSVLYGRCLHRGARLADGSIVGDDLICGLHGWDYRIDTGVSAYNNAEVLQKFESELDGGDLFVDRDAVLMWKMKHPQPFDPDVYQGLYRDPHMVPEEPFVMYIHELAQFGLSKTGHHGPVAAMGVPRTELPTWDTMQIVTAQLARLPLLDDDPVGTDLCIGPNAAKPLWLDIPIFVSDMSFGALSQEAKTALARGAQLAGTGICSGEGGMLPEEQAENARYFYELASARFGWSFDILKKVQAFHFKGGQGAKTGTGGHLPGDKVVGRIAEVRGLPEGTPAISPPRFPDWTSLDDYRAFADRVREESGGIPIGFKLSAQHIEEDLDAALSVGVDYVILDGRGGGTGAAPLLFRNNISVPTIPALARARRHLDRRGRRDVTLVITGGLRDAADFAKALALGADAVAIANSAIQAIGCLGMRACHSNNCPVGIATQQPHLRARLPVDEAAQRLDRFLRASVELMQVLARACGHSHLNQFSLDDLTSFDRNVADLAGVAYGGVA, from the coding sequence ATGAATCGGGTGAAGGTCGCGACCTGGAGCGAGGTGCCCGATCGCACGCCGGTCGGCGCGAACGTCGAGGGCATCGATCTCGTGATCGTGCGCCGCGGCGACGAGCACTCCGTGCTCTACGGCCGGTGTCTGCATCGCGGCGCGCGGCTCGCCGACGGCTCGATCGTCGGCGACGACCTCATCTGCGGTCTGCACGGCTGGGACTACCGCATCGACACCGGCGTGAGCGCGTACAACAACGCCGAGGTGCTGCAGAAGTTCGAGTCGGAGCTCGACGGCGGCGACCTCTTCGTCGATCGCGACGCGGTGCTCATGTGGAAGATGAAGCACCCGCAACCGTTCGACCCCGACGTCTACCAAGGCCTCTACCGCGATCCGCACATGGTTCCGGAAGAGCCGTTCGTGATGTACATCCACGAGCTCGCGCAGTTCGGGCTGTCGAAGACCGGACACCACGGACCGGTCGCGGCGATGGGCGTGCCGCGCACCGAGCTCCCGACGTGGGACACGATGCAGATCGTCACCGCGCAGCTCGCGCGGTTGCCGCTGCTCGACGACGATCCCGTCGGCACCGACCTGTGCATCGGTCCGAACGCGGCGAAGCCGTTGTGGCTCGACATCCCGATCTTCGTGTCCGACATGTCGTTCGGCGCGCTGTCGCAGGAGGCGAAGACCGCGCTCGCGCGGGGCGCGCAGCTCGCCGGTACGGGCATCTGCTCCGGTGAGGGCGGCATGCTGCCGGAAGAGCAGGCCGAGAACGCGCGCTACTTCTACGAGCTCGCGTCGGCCCGTTTCGGGTGGTCGTTCGACATCTTGAAGAAGGTGCAGGCCTTCCACTTCAAGGGTGGGCAGGGCGCAAAGACAGGTACGGGTGGACACCTTCCCGGCGACAAGGTCGTCGGCCGCATCGCCGAGGTGCGCGGCCTGCCCGAGGGGACGCCCGCGATCTCGCCACCGCGCTTCCCCGACTGGACCTCGCTCGACGACTACCGCGCGTTCGCGGATCGCGTGCGCGAAGAATCGGGTGGCATCCCGATCGGGTTCAAGCTGTCGGCGCAGCACATCGAGGAAGACCTCGACGCCGCGCTCTCGGTCGGCGTCGACTACGTGATCCTCGACGGTCGGGGCGGCGGTACCGGCGCGGCACCGCTGCTGTTCCGCAACAACATCTCGGTGCCGACGATCCCCGCGCTCGCGCGCGCCCGCCGGCACCTCGACCGACGCGGTCGCCGCGACGTCACGCTCGTGATCACCGGTGGCTTGCGCGACGCCGCCGACTTCGCGAAGGCGCTCGCACTCGGCGCCGACGCGGTCGCGATCGCGAACTCCGCGATCCAGGCGATCGGCTGCCTCGGCATGCGCGCGTGCCACTCGAACAACTGCCCGGTCGGGATCGCGACGCAGCAGCCGCACCTGCGCGCGCGGTTACCGGTCGACGAGGCCGCGCAGCGGTTGGACCGATTCCTGCGCGCGTCGGTCGAGCTGATGCAGGTGCTCGCGCGCGCGTGCGGGCATTCGCACCTCAACCAGTTCAGCCTCGACGACCTCACGTCGTTCGACCGCAACGTCGCCGACCTCGCGGGCGTGGCGTACGGCGGCGTCGCGTGA
- a CDS encoding thiamine pyrophosphate-binding protein — protein MSTVWYRVADVDELPDGRVKTVAAGHRSVALTRFGDRYGALHNKCPHQGGPLGEGSIEKGWLRCPWHGYDYDPITGTPPPGFTDAPEAYPVEVRADGVYVGLPPEAPRERTVSDVMVETMVAWGVTHVFGMVGHSNLGFADAMREAEARGDLQFVGIRHEGAAAFAASAYGKLTGKLAACFAIAGPGSTNLLTGLYDAKVDRAPVLALSGQVPSKVAGRGAFQDVDLNAAFADVSVFSRTVHERSDHAELMTLACKHALLERGVSHLVFPDEVQVVPAADHQVASGPTGRLPDLRTRPPVEAVEEAIELIRGARRPVIVVGHGARFDMIAVYALAERLRAPIVTTFKAKGLIADDDPLACGVLGRSGTPIASWFMNESDLLLVFGASFSDHTGIASYKPIVQVDFDPDALGRFHAVSVPVLGHVGVTAHELLRALGESDVDTVDQRPEVLERRAIWHAEKARRLLDDRGLGVSSAAIFDSLSRLVDHDAVIAVDVGNNTYSFGRYFECRRQAVLMSGYLGSIGFGFPAAMGAWAAVGGTRQVVAVTGDGGFGQYLAELTTAVKYGMNITHVLLDNAQLGKISKEQRAGEWDVWQTSLHNPDFAAYAELCGAFGVRVDERAQLDDAIASALAHPGPALVAITADANLI, from the coding sequence ATGAGCACCGTCTGGTACCGGGTCGCCGACGTCGACGAACTGCCCGACGGGCGCGTGAAGACGGTCGCCGCCGGTCATCGGTCGGTCGCGCTCACCCGCTTCGGAGACCGTTACGGCGCGCTGCACAACAAGTGCCCGCACCAGGGCGGACCGCTCGGCGAGGGCTCGATCGAGAAGGGCTGGCTGCGCTGTCCGTGGCACGGCTACGACTACGACCCGATCACGGGAACGCCGCCGCCCGGTTTCACCGATGCGCCCGAGGCGTATCCGGTCGAGGTGCGCGCCGACGGTGTCTACGTCGGCCTCCCACCCGAAGCGCCGCGCGAGCGCACCGTCTCGGACGTGATGGTCGAGACGATGGTCGCGTGGGGTGTGACCCACGTGTTCGGCATGGTCGGCCACTCGAACCTCGGTTTCGCCGACGCGATGCGCGAGGCCGAGGCGCGCGGCGACCTGCAGTTCGTCGGCATCCGTCATGAGGGCGCGGCCGCGTTCGCGGCCTCGGCCTACGGCAAGCTCACCGGCAAGCTCGCGGCGTGCTTCGCGATCGCGGGACCGGGTTCGACGAACCTGCTGACCGGGCTCTACGACGCGAAGGTCGACCGCGCGCCGGTGCTCGCGCTCTCCGGGCAAGTGCCGTCGAAGGTCGCGGGCCGCGGCGCGTTCCAGGACGTCGACCTCAACGCCGCGTTCGCCGACGTCTCCGTCTTCTCGCGCACCGTTCACGAGCGCTCCGACCACGCCGAGCTGATGACCCTCGCGTGCAAGCACGCGCTGCTCGAGCGCGGCGTGTCGCATCTCGTGTTCCCCGACGAGGTGCAGGTCGTGCCGGCCGCCGACCACCAGGTCGCGAGCGGTCCGACCGGAAGGCTCCCCGACCTGCGCACGCGCCCTCCGGTCGAGGCCGTCGAGGAGGCGATCGAGCTGATCCGCGGCGCGCGCCGACCCGTGATCGTCGTCGGCCACGGCGCGCGCTTCGACATGATCGCGGTCTACGCGCTCGCGGAGCGGCTGCGCGCGCCGATCGTCACGACGTTCAAGGCGAAGGGACTCATCGCCGACGACGACCCGCTCGCGTGCGGTGTGCTCGGTCGCAGCGGCACACCGATCGCGTCGTGGTTCATGAACGAGTCGGACCTCCTCCTCGTGTTCGGCGCGTCGTTCTCCGATCACACCGGTATCGCTTCGTACAAGCCGATCGTGCAGGTCGACTTCGACCCGGACGCGCTCGGTCGCTTCCACGCCGTCTCCGTGCCGGTGCTCGGGCACGTCGGCGTCACCGCGCACGAGCTGCTCCGCGCGCTCGGCGAATCCGACGTCGACACCGTCGATCAGCGACCCGAAGTGCTCGAGCGGCGCGCGATCTGGCACGCGGAGAAGGCGCGGCGGCTGCTCGACGACCGCGGCCTCGGTGTGTCGTCGGCCGCGATCTTCGACTCGCTCTCGCGACTGGTCGATCACGACGCGGTCATCGCGGTCGACGTCGGCAACAACACGTACTCGTTCGGCCGCTACTTCGAGTGTCGCCGTCAAGCGGTGCTGATGTCGGGTTACCTCGGGTCGATCGGGTTCGGCTTCCCGGCCGCGATGGGCGCGTGGGCCGCGGTCGGCGGGACCCGCCAGGTCGTCGCGGTCACCGGCGACGGCGGCTTCGGTCAGTACCTCGCAGAGCTCACGACCGCGGTGAAGTACGGGATGAACATCACGCACGTGCTGCTCGACAACGCGCAGCTCGGGAAGATCTCGAAGGAGCAGCGCGCGGGCGAGTGGGACGTGTGGCAGACGTCGTTGCACAACCCCGACTTCGCCGCCTACGCGGAGCTCTGCGGCGCGTTCGGCGTGCGGGTGGACGAGCGCGCGCAGCTCGACGACGCGATCGCATCCGCGCTCGCGCACCCCGGCCCCGCGCTCGTCGCGATCACCGCCGACGCCAATCTCATCTGA